CCAACCTGCCCGCCGTGCAGAAGCACATGATCAAACGCACGCGCGAGCTAAACCGCGTCGCAATTACGGCTACCCAGATGATGGAATCGATGATAGAAAATCCGATTCCGACACGCGCCGAGGTCTTCGACGTGGCCAACGCCGTTTATGACGGCACCGATGCGATCATGCTGTCGGCCGAAACGGCCTCCGGAAAATATCCGGTCAAAGCCGTTGAAGCGATGCATCGCATCTGCATAGAGGCGGAAAAACAGTCCGTCGTCCGTGTCTCAGATCACCGGGTCAACATCCAGTTTGAGCGCGTCGATGAGGCGATCGCCATGTCCGCCATGTACATGGCCAACCATACCAAGATCTCCGGCATCGCCGCCTTGACTGAATCCGGCTCTACAGCACTGTGGATGTCCCGGATTAGCTCGGGCATTCCTATTTTCGCCTTCAGCGGTCACCAGAAAACCTTGGGCCGGGTAACACTGTACCGTGGGGTTTTTCCGGTTTATTTCACCCATGAAGCGCAGGACCATGCCGAAGTAAACCGCAAAATCGTCGATCAATTGAGAAAGTACCTAAACGTCAAGGACGGCGACAAATTCATCATTACCAAAGGTGATCTGATCGGCGTGCAAGGCGGCACCAACGCCTTGAAAGTGGTTACGGTCGGACAGGGCCTGGTCCCGTAAGACAACTTTGTGCCCGGAAAACCCGGGCACAAATACCTGCTCTAAGGAAGCCTTACAAAACGGAATTTTTCCTGGCGCACGAAATTTTCAAAGGCCGTGCCGACGGCCGACAAGCGCTTGCCTTCGCGGCGCACCATGTACCAGGTTCTGACCAGCGGAAAGAACTGCACGTCCAGAATGATCAATCGCCCTGCCCTGACTTCGCTGTCAATCGTATGCTGAGACACAACGCCCAGCCCCAGCCCTTCCTCTACGCCGAGCTTGATGGCGCCGTTATTGTTCAGCTCCATATTGGCCGAAATCTTCATGCCGTTTTCGGCAAAGAACCGTTCCGTTGAGGTTCGGGTGCCGGAACCTTGTTCGCGCATCAAAAAAGTCTCGTTTCTCAACTCGGCCAGCGAAATGCCTTTTTTATCTTTTAAGTGGTGATTGGGCGGCGCAATCACGACCAGCGGATTTTCCAGCAAAGGCTCAGATACCAGATCCAGCCCTTCCGGCGGCTTGCCCATCAGCACGATATCCGTCTCATTATTTTCCAGCAGCTGAATCAGGCCCTTATGATTGGTCACTTTCAGATTGACGTTGACCTTCGGATACTGCTTGCAGAAACCGGCCAGCAGGCGGATCGCAAAATACTGTACCGTACTGGCGACAGAAACCAGCAGGCGGCCGCCTTCCGAGCCCTTGATTTCATCCAGAATCAGATCGGCCTCGGACATCTTGGCGATGATATCCCGGCTCAGGCGGTACATCTCCTCGCCGGCTTCGGTCAAATAGATCTTGCGCCCCAGCCGCTCGAACAAGGCCAGCCCTGCCGCATCTTCGAACTGTTTGATCTGCATCGATACCGCCGGCTGCGTCAGGAAAAGCTCCTCTGCGGCACGCGTGAAGCTCAAATGCCGAGCCACCATTTCAAACACTTTCAATTGCCTAAGCGTTACGTTCACAAATTACTCCTAAACCTTATGCATTTGGCCGAATTTTCTCGCTTTTTATTATAATACCCCAGCTTTAACACTTAATGGTCTTAATCTCCGTATTTTTTCTGAGGAAATCTCCACTCGAATAACTGCAGAATCATTTGTAAGCCGGGCAATATTTTGTTTATATACATTGCAGAATCGTGAGCGTAAACGGCTCCATCATCCTCACGCATCCGCGTAGGAACACAATAACAATCCAAACCAGGATCAAGATATGTCACAGAAAATCTTAGACGCAGTGAAACCCGGCGTTGTGACCGGCGCCGATGTCCAGAAAATCTTCGCGATTGCCAAGGAAAACAACTTCGCGCTGCCGGCTGTCAACGTCATCAGCACCGACTCGATCAATGCGGTACTGGAAGCGGCGGCACAGGCCAAATCGGCCGTCATCATCCAGTTCTCGAATGGCGGCGCCCAGTTCGTGGCCGGCAAGGGCCTCAAGCTGGAAGGCCAGCAGTCCCACATCCTGGGCGCAATTTCCGGCGCCCAGCATGTGCATACGGTCGCCGAATACTACGGCGTACCGGTCATTCTGCATACTGACCATGCCGCCAAGAAACTGCTGCCGTGGATCGACGGCCTGCTCGATGCCGGCGAAAAGCATTTTGCCGAAACCGGCAAGCCGCTGTTCAGCTCCCACATGCTGGACCTGTCGGAAGAATCTCTGAAAGAAAACATCGAAATCAGCGCCCGCTACCTGACCCGCATGGCCAAAATGGGCATGACGCTCGAAATCGAACTGGGCTGCACCGGCGGCGAGGAAGACGGCGTCGACAATACCGATATGGACCATTCCGCGCTGTACACGCAGCCTGAAGATGTGGCTTACGCCTATGAAGAGCTGATCAAAATCAGCCCGAATTTCACCATCGCGGCCTCGTTCGGCAACGTGCACGGCGTGTACAAGCCCGGCAACGTCAAGCTGACGCCAAAAATTCTGGACAACTCGCAAAAATACGTATCGGAAAAATTCGACGTGCCGCGCAACACCCTGAATTTCGTGTTCCACGGCGGTTCAGGCTCATCTGCCGAAGAAATCAAGGAATCGATCAGCTACGGCGTGATCAAGATGAATATCGACACGGACACGCAATGGGCATACTGGAGCGGCATCCGGGAATTCTACCGCAGCAATGAGGGCTATCTGCAAGGCCAGATCGGCAATCCGGACGGCGACGACAAGCCCAACAAGAAATACTACGACCCGCGCGTCTGGATCCGCGCCGCTCAGCTCAGCATGGTGGCGCGCCTGCAACAGGCTTTCCAGGAATTGAATTCTGTCAATTCCCTATAATGCTTAACCGTAGGAGCGACTCGATTGGGCCGCTCCTACAAAGCCTCCAGCATCGTAGGGTACGCACTGCGTACCTTTTTAATTTGTACAAGCGGGCAGATTAAAAGGTATGCGTTGCATCCCCTACAAAGCCTCCAGTTTGGCATAAGCCAGCATCAGCCATTTGATGCCGACCGCTCTGAAATTGATCTGCACGCGTTCATGCGCGCCTTCGCCTTCCATTTGCAACACCACTCCTTCGCCGAATTTCTCATGGCTGACGCGCTGGCCCAGCTTGTATTTGCCTTCCATGATCGGTGCCGATGCCTTGGGCTGCACGGCGGTCACTGGACGGCTGACATTGGCGCGCATTCTGACTTCCTGAATGAACTCGGGCGGAATCTCGCGCAGGAAACGAGACGGCCTCGGGTACGATTCACGGCCGTATAGCCGCCGCGATTCGGCATAAGTCAGATAAAGCTGCTTCATGGCCCGTGTCATACCCACATAGCAAAGCCGGCGTTCCTCTTCCAGGCGGCCGGCATCGTCAACCGATTGCAGGGATGGAAACAGCCCTTCTTCCATGCCGACCAGGAATACCAGCTTGAACTCCAGCCCCTTGGCCGAATGCAGCGTCATCAGCTGCACGCAGTCCTCAAAATCATCGGCCTGCATTTCGCCGGCTTCCAGCGCCGCATGCGCCAGGAACATATCCAGCTCGCCGAGGTTTTCCTCATTATCGGCATTGAAATCGAACAGGCGCGCCGCGTTGACCAGTTCCTCAAGGTTTTCGACCTTCTCTTCGCCTTTGTCGGCCTTATCGTTCTGGTACAGCATGATCAGGCCGCTTTTTTCGATCACCAGCTTGACTTTCTCAAACAGCTCCAAGCCCTCAGCCTGCCCGGCCATCTGCTCAATCAACTGCATGAATCCGGCCAGAGCATTGGCCGCGCGCGCGGACAAACGCCCCGGCCTGAGCATTTCCTCGGCCGCGGCCCACAATGAAATACGCTGATTGCGCGCGAGACTGCGAAGGTCGTCCAGCGTTTTAGGACCTATGCCGCGCGTCGGCGTATTGATGACACGCTCGAACGACGCATCGTCATGCCGGTTCGAAGTCAGACGCAGATAGGCCAACGCGTTCTTGATTTCGGCCCGGTCGAAGAACCGCAAGCCGCCATAGACGCGATACGGCGTGCCGGTTGCCATCAGGCGCTCCTCAAACTGGCGGGATTGGGCGTTGGATCGGTACAGGATGGCCACATCGTTGCGCGCGCCGCCTTCATTGATCCAGGCCCTGATGCGCTCGACGACAAAATAAGCTTCGTCCTGTTCATTGAAAGCTGCGTACAACGAAATGAGGTCGCCGTCGCCGGTATCGGTCCACAGTTCCTTGCCCATGCGGCCTTCGTTATTGGCGATGACCTTGTTGGCCGCTTTCAGGATATGGCCGGTCGAACGGTAGTTCTGTTCCAGCTTGATGACCTGATGGTTCGGATGGTGTTTCTGGAAATTGTAGATATTTTCGATCTTGGCGCCGCGCCAGCCGTAAATGGACTGATCGTCGTCGCCGACCACGAACAGGTTGTCCTTGTCCTGAGTCAGCAATCTCAGCCAGGCATACTGGATCGTGTTGGTATCCTGAAACTCGTCGACATGCACCTGCCTGAAGCGCTGCTGGTAGAACTCCAGCACGTCCTGACTGTCGCGCAACAGCTCATGCGCTCGCAGCAGCAGTTCGGCAAAATCGACGAGGCCGGAACGCTCGCAGATTTCCTCGTAGGCGCGGTAAATGATCAGCATCTGGCGCTGAAAAAGGTCGCCGGTCTCGAGGATGTGCCGCGCCCTGATGCCTTCGTCTTTCTGTGCGTTGATATACCACTGTATCTGCTTCGGCGGCCATTTCTTCTCGTCGAGATTCAGCGTCGCCAAAAGGCGCTTGATGAGCCTTAACTGATCGGAGGAATCCATGACCTGAAACGTCTCCGGCAGCCTGGCCTGTTGCGCGTGCCGTCTTAACAGCCGGTGCGCAAGGCCATGAAAAGTGCCTATCCACATGCTGTGCGTCGATATGCCCAGCAGGTCTTCGATACGGCCGCGCATCTCCCGGGCGGCTTTGTTCGTGAAGGTGACGGCCAGAATGCTGTGCGGCGACAGTCCTTCGATCTGAATCTGCCAGGCGATGCGGTGCACCAGAACCCGGGTCTTGCCGCTGCCGGCGCCGGCCAGCACCAGCATGGATTGGGACGGCGCCGAAACAGCCTGGCGCTGGGCATCATTTAGAGGGTCTATAATTCTGGTAATATCCATGTGTTATCGCTTGCACATTTTTTGGAGCTGTGTATATTGTTTCGGATTTCGTCAGGCGGGCAAAACCATTGCCTTGTTACAAATAATTACTATCACAAAGAAGGTTTTCAAGATGAGCTTCGATTATAAACGCATGATTAAGTTTGAATATAATATTGGCGACAAGGAAAAAAATTACCGCATGGCGGCCGGCGCCGTATTGCTTGCCATCTCTATTTTCACGGCCAAAATCATTTTATTGGTTCTGGGCCTGGTTCTCGTTGCCACCGGCTACTCAGGCTGGTGCCCTGCCTATTCGGGCTTTCATAGGAATACCCGCGATACCGGCAGCAATACCCCAGACGCGACAGCCGGCTAATTCAATCGCCTGACTACAAGGACGTAGTTGCCAATGCTGGTGCTCTGATCACGATTATCAGCCATAGTTCAAAAACAAACGCAATAATCGCGCCATTATGACCGCCAAATCTATCGCGGTCTAGTAGGGTTATCCGGTTATTTCCGGACGCAGGCTGTGAAGCGGCCAAGGATATCTCTAAAACCCATCAAAAAAATCAACGCCCGCTCTATGTCTTGCTATCGTATGGACAGTATTTGATGAGAAGGCCGAACCCAGTGGCTACTTTATTCCCTATTCCTGAAAATCATCCGCAACGCTTCGTCCTGCATAACGAAGTTCATGCCCGCGCCTCCCTGATTCTGGAGTTGCCTATCAGAGCCAGCCATCTGGCGCTGCTGCTATCCACTGATGAGAGAATACAGGAACGCAAGCACTTGGCGGCGCTGTGCGAGCGCTTCGGCATCACGCCGCCTAAACAGGATGCCGACCATTTCAGCGCCGCATTGGACTCGTTTCGGATTCGCTGGGAACAGCATGGCGAATTCAGCACTTACACGTTTTATGTGCAGGACAGCCCCGAAGATCCTTTTTCAAAGCCGGCTTTGACGAAAGTGCCGGTAGACTGGCTGGCCATGCTGCCCGGAAAAGCCATGGCGGCAATACATGCGGCCATCATAGCCAAGCCGGACAAGGAGTCCGATCTGGAACCCGACCTGCAAGCGGTTTCCGGATACTTTGAGGGCAATCCGTTAATAGGCTCCAAAGTTACGGGGGGCGCGGCTTCCGCATTTACCGATTTCCGCATCCATGCAGACGGCTTTAGCCGCTTCCTGATCATCGACCATCATCTCACAGCAGAACAGGCCGGGCGCCTGCTGCAGCGATTGCTTGAAATCGAAGTCTATCGCGTGATGGCCTTATTGGCGTTTCCGATAGCCCGCCGGCTTGGGCCCGAATTGAAGAAAGCCGACCGGCAGTTGTATGCCATCACAAGCGCAATGGCCCAGCCGGACAGGAATGATGCCGAATTGCTGGATGAGCTGACCCATCTGGCGGCCGAAGTCGAAAACCACATTTCGAGCAGCCATTTCCGGTTCGGCGCGGCCAATGCTTATTATCAGATTATGGAACAACGCCTGGATGATCTGCGGGAAGTCAGGATTCAAGGCATTCAGACCCTGAGCGAGTTTATTGGACGGCGCATGGAGCCTGCCATCAGGACCTGCCAATCGACAGCGCGCCGCTTTACGCTGATATCAGAGAGGGTCAGCAATGCCGGGCAACTACTGCGCACGCGCGTGGACATCATCATTGAGCGCCAGAACCAGGCTTTACTGACTTCCATGGATCTGCGCGCAAAAATGCAATTGCGCCTGCAGGAGACGGTCGAGGGCATTTCCGTCGTCGCCATTACCTATTACAGCGCCGGCCTGGTCGGCATGCTTGCTAAAGCTGCATATGCCGCAGGCTGGCCGATCAACCCCGAGCTTGCAGTCGGGCTGTCCCTGCCGTTCATCATGGCCATAGTCATATTAGGCATTCGGCGCATTCACAAGATGATCAAGACCACGACCAGTTAGTCTTCCTTATGATATTCGCCTTCCAGCACATCCTTTTGAGCGGGTTTAGTCGGCTGGAAAGGCCCGCCGGTTTGGATCAGATGGTTCTCAATCACATACTGGGCTATTTTCCGGCGCAACTGCGGAATCAGGCAGGCAAAGCCCATGATGTCGGTCACAAATCCCGGCGTCAGCAATAAAGCGCCTCCGACCAACAGTATCGGGCCTTCAATCATTTCATAAGCCGGAATGGTGCCTTGCGCCAGACTGGCCTGAAACCGTTGCAGCGTAGCCAAGCCCTGCTGCTTTAACAAGCCGGCGCCCAGTACCGCCGTCAGAACCACAAGAAAAATGGTGGGGATGGCGCCGATGGCGCTGCCTACCTGCAGCAGCAAATAAATTTCTACAAAAGGCACGATCAGGAAAAACAGCAATACAATCTGAAAAACTTTCATCTAAACACTCTTGAAATACGATCATTGACCTTACAATATAAGGGCAATGCCGCTTAATTTCTAGAGTAATCTCGACATGCCGTCGATCAATGTTCCTTATTGTCGGTCGGCGAAGGACAGTCCGTATGCACCGGCTCCTTCTGATGATAATTTCGATGGCTATAGCGGCTGACTTTATTGCGGGAAAAATCCTCTTGATAGGTTTCACGTATACAATACATACTTTAAATTTTTAGACCAATATCCCGACTTCAGTACAGTCACTCGCCGATATGCCGACTTGCCATCAAATAATTCTCTGCACGTGCCCTGATAAAGACACAGCCGAAAAAATAGCCCATCTGCTGGTAACGGGCCAACTTGCCGCCTGCGTGAACATTTTGCCCGGCATTTTGTCTGTTTATAGCTGGCAGGGACAGGTTGAGTCAGCGCAGGAGCATCTGCTGCTGGTTAAATCGCGCAAAGATCACTATCAATCGCTGGAAAAGACGATACGCGACAACCATCCTTATGAAATCCCCGAAATCATAGCCGTCCCTGTCGAAGCCGGTTTACCTGAATACCTGAATTGGATTGACTCATGCCTATCTTCAAGCTAATTTTTTTCTGCTTTTTATCTCTGGCCAACCTGCCTGTTCTGGCGCTGGAGAATGACGAGCTTTTGCCGCCCGAGCAGGCCTTCAAGATATCCGGCAAGGCAACCTCTGCCGATCAGGTTGAAGTTTCGTGGCAGATCGCCGAAGGTTACTACCTGTATCGCGACAAGATGCGTTTCGAGTCCAAGACCGAAGCCATCCAGACGGCACCGCCCATCTTGCCGGACGGCGAAACCAAACATGACGAATTTTTCGGCGAAATGGTAATTTATCGGCACACCGAGAACATCCCGGTGCCCTTGACCGGGTCCAACGGCGCCACATCCCTTCAGCTGCAGGCGCAATATCAGGGCTGCTCGGATAAGGGCGTTTGCTATCCGCCGCAGAAATCCATACTGGACATCGAATTGCCCGCGGCAGCGCCCGCAACGCAGGCCAACCCGATGCAACAATTGGTCAAAAGCAACCCCAACATCGCACGGAATCTGTTTCAGGATGAATTACTGCCGCCCGAGCAGGCCTTCCAGTTTCTGGCTTCGGTCAAAGACGCCCAGACACTGCGTGTCGATTGGCGAATCGCGGACGGCTATTACCTTTACCGTGAAAAAATCCAGCTTGAACTGATCGACGCAGCCGGCGCCCAACTTGACACTTATGACATACCCAGGGGCACGCCTGAGTACGATGAGGCTTTCGGCCAGGTGGAAACATTCCATAACGAACTCGGCTTTGATCTGCCCTTGATCCGCTCAAACCCGTCGGCGCACGGCATCACCCTGCGGGCGAAATTTCAAGGATGCGCAGACCGCGGCGTTTGCTATCCGCCCATGAACCAGGAAATCAGCCTTGACCTGCCCGTGGCGCTGCAAAGTAGCGCACTCGCCAAGAGCGCCCCGCCTTCCAACTACCCCGCGGCGGCGCCGGTGCTTTCCGAACAGGACCGCATCGTGCAATCACTGCGTCGGGATACCTTGTCGATGACGCTGCTGAGCTTTTTCGGCTTCGGCCTGCTGCTGGCGTTCACGCCCTGCGTGTTCCCGATGATTCCGATACTGTCGGGCATTATCGTGGGCCATGGCAACCGCATCACGACGTTGCGGGCGTTTCTGCTGTCGCTCAGTTACGTTATCGCCTCGGCCGCGACGTATACGGTATTCGGCATTCTGGCGGCGCTGTTCGGCAGCAATTTGCAAGCGGCCTTTCAGCAGCCTTGGATCATTGCTTTGTTCAGCGCCGTGTTCATACTGCTGTCGCTGTCGATGTTCGATTTTTATCACCTTGAACTGCCGAAATCCCTACAGGTCAAGCTGCATAACTCCAGCGAGCGGCACCGCGACGGCTCGCTCTGGGGCGCGGCCATCATGGGCGCGCTGTCATCGCTGATCGTAGGGCCCTGCGTGGCCGCGCCGTTAGCCGGTGCGTTGATTTATATCGGCCAGACCGGCGACGCCGTGCTGGGCGGCAGTGCTTTGTTCGCCATGGGCCTAGGCATGGGCATGCCGTTGCTGCTGCTGGGCGCCTCGGCCGGCAAGCTGTTGCCGAAAGCCGGCGCCTGGCTGAATTCCACGAAAGCCGTGTTCGGCGTCATCATGCTGGCGGTTGCGGTCTGGATGCTGGAGCGTATTTTGCCGGCGCCGATCACCATGCTGCTCTGGGCCATGCTCCTGATCATCCCGGCCATTTATTTGAGCGCGATCGACCCGCTGCCCGAACAGGCCAGCGGCTGGCGCAAGCTATGGAAAGGGATCGGCCTGTTCATGCTCTCCTATGGCGTGCTGGTTCTGATAGGTTTCAGCATCGGCAACACCAATCCATTACAGCCGTTGCACGGCTTGAGCATGAACACACTGCAAGCCTCGAACCAGGAGGGCATTGACTTTGAACGCGTAACCTCGGTCACGGAGCTGGAAGCCAAAATACGGCAGGCCCAGGCCAACAATCAACCGGTCATGCTGGATTTTTACGCCGACTGGTGCACCTCGTGCAAGGAAATGGAGGCCTACACCTTCACCGATTCTAAAGTAAAACAGGCACTGGCCAATTTTGTGCTGCTGCAGGCCGATGTCACGCAAAACTCGAGGGACGACAAGGCGCTGCTGGCAAAATTCAACCTGATAGGGCCGCCCGGCGTGCTTTTTTTCGGCACTGACGGACAGGAACACGCTTCACTGCGCGTCATCGGTTATCAGGATGCCGACACTTTTCTTAAGACACTGACACGGATTAAATAATGAGACCCGTCTTTATAATCATCATTGCCGCCGTTATTGCACTGGGCGGCGGCATTATCGCCCGGCATTTTCTATCATCGCCCACCGTCCAGACCAGCCAGGCCGCATCGCCTTCGCCCGATTTCAGCTTTCCCGATGTATCCGGCAAGATCCGTCATAGCGCCGAGTGGCAAGGCAAGATCCGGGTCATCAATTTCTGGGCAACCTGGTGCCCGCCCTGCATCGAGGAAATCCCGGAATTCATCAAGATTCAGAAGCAATATGGCGATAAAGGCGTGCAGTTTATCGGCATTGCCATAGAAGAGCGCGAACCGGTCGCCGAATACCTCAAATCGATCGCCATCAATTACCCGATATTGATTGGCGGCATTGACGCCACCGCCCTTTCACAGCAAATGGGCAACGTCATCAGCGCGGTTCCGTTCACGGTAGTTGTCAATCGGGAAGGCCAGATTATCCACCAGCAGCCCGGGCCGTTTTCTGACGAACAGATGCTGAAAATTATTACGCCGTTAATAAATTAAAGCGTACAACCGATGCCGGTTTCCAGCATCCGTTTTTAGAATAAAAATAGCCGATCATGAAAGCAACAGCGGCAAAATCTACGTTTTTTGTCGCTAATTGTTTCGAAAAATAGAATGCCTAGACAAACCCCTGCAAATTGGGCAAAATTAGCGGTCCTTACTGCCCTTTTTAACCTGACCGAAAAATACTTTAATGGCGAATATCACCGTATTAAATGGCCCCAATTTGAACTTATTGGGCGTACGAGAACCCGGCCATTATGGAAACAAAACGCTCGCCGACATCCAGAATTCGCTTGAACAGGCGGCAGCCGGCCTGGGGCATCAGCTTAGCTTTCATCAGAACAATGCCGAACATGAAATCGTGGAATTGATTCATCAAGCCTATGCAACCCACGTCGATTTCATCATTATCAATCCGGCAGCCTTTACGCATACCAGCGTCGCCATTCGCGACGCGCTGCTGGCAACCAAAATCCCGTTTATAGAAGTGCATCTATCCAACGTTCATGCACGGGAACCTTTTAGAAAACATTCCTATTTCTCAGACATTGCCAAGGGCGTGATCTGCGGATTGGGAGCAACTGGGTACGAACTGGCCTTAACGGCCGCTCATCAAATATTAGCCGAGAGACTATAAAGTAATGGATATTAGAAAAATAAAAAAACTTATCGAGATCATTGAGGAATCCGAAATTGCCGAACTGGAAATCAAAGAAGGGGAAGAATGGATTCGCATCAACCGCTACTCCTCCGCGCCTGCTCCGGTAGCGTATGCCGCGCCTGCCGTAGCTGCAGCGCCGGCGCCGGCCGCAGTTGCCGCCGCGGCGCCTGCTGAAGAAAAAGTTACCGGCCATGTCGTCAAATCGCCTATGGTCGGCACTTTTTATCGCTCCGCTTCGCCCGGCTCAAAGCCTTTTACCGATGTCGGCCAGTCCGTACAGGTCGGCGAAACGCTCTGCATCATCGAGGCGATGAAAATCCTGAATCAGATCGAAGCCGATAAAAGCG
This is a stretch of genomic DNA from Methylobacter sp. YRD-M1. It encodes these proteins:
- a CDS encoding LysR family transcriptional regulator — its product is MNVTLRQLKVFEMVARHLSFTRAAEELFLTQPAVSMQIKQFEDAAGLALFERLGRKIYLTEAGEEMYRLSRDIIAKMSEADLILDEIKGSEGGRLLVSVASTVQYFAIRLLAGFCKQYPKVNVNLKVTNHKGLIQLLENNETDIVLMGKPPEGLDLVSEPLLENPLVVIAPPNHHLKDKKGISLAELRNETFLMREQGSGTRTSTERFFAENGMKISANMELNNNGAIKLGVEEGLGLGVVSQHTIDSEVRAGRLIILDVQFFPLVRTWYMVRREGKRLSAVGTAFENFVRQEKFRFVRLP
- the fbaA gene encoding class II fructose-bisphosphate aldolase; the protein is MSQKILDAVKPGVVTGADVQKIFAIAKENNFALPAVNVISTDSINAVLEAAAQAKSAVIIQFSNGGAQFVAGKGLKLEGQQSHILGAISGAQHVHTVAEYYGVPVILHTDHAAKKLLPWIDGLLDAGEKHFAETGKPLFSSHMLDLSEESLKENIEISARYLTRMAKMGMTLEIELGCTGGEEDGVDNTDMDHSALYTQPEDVAYAYEELIKISPNFTIAASFGNVHGVYKPGNVKLTPKILDNSQKYVSEKFDVPRNTLNFVFHGGSGSSAEEIKESISYGVIKMNIDTDTQWAYWSGIREFYRSNEGYLQGQIGNPDGDDKPNKKYYDPRVWIRAAQLSMVARLQQAFQELNSVNSL
- the uvrD gene encoding DNA helicase II codes for the protein MDITRIIDPLNDAQRQAVSAPSQSMLVLAGAGSGKTRVLVHRIAWQIQIEGLSPHSILAVTFTNKAAREMRGRIEDLLGISTHSMWIGTFHGLAHRLLRRHAQQARLPETFQVMDSSDQLRLIKRLLATLNLDEKKWPPKQIQWYINAQKDEGIRARHILETGDLFQRQMLIIYRAYEEICERSGLVDFAELLLRAHELLRDSQDVLEFYQQRFRQVHVDEFQDTNTIQYAWLRLLTQDKDNLFVVGDDDQSIYGWRGAKIENIYNFQKHHPNHQVIKLEQNYRSTGHILKAANKVIANNEGRMGKELWTDTGDGDLISLYAAFNEQDEAYFVVERIRAWINEGGARNDVAILYRSNAQSRQFEERLMATGTPYRVYGGLRFFDRAEIKNALAYLRLTSNRHDDASFERVINTPTRGIGPKTLDDLRSLARNQRISLWAAAEEMLRPGRLSARAANALAGFMQLIEQMAGQAEGLELFEKVKLVIEKSGLIMLYQNDKADKGEEKVENLEELVNAARLFDFNADNEENLGELDMFLAHAALEAGEMQADDFEDCVQLMTLHSAKGLEFKLVFLVGMEEGLFPSLQSVDDAGRLEEERRLCYVGMTRAMKQLYLTYAESRRLYGRESYPRPSRFLREIPPEFIQEVRMRANVSRPVTAVQPKASAPIMEGKYKLGQRVSHEKFGEGVVLQMEGEGAHERVQINFRAVGIKWLMLAYAKLEAL
- a CDS encoding YgaP family membrane protein; this translates as MSFDYKRMIKFEYNIGDKEKNYRMAAGAVLLAISIFTAKIILLVLGLVLVATGYSGWCPAYSGFHRNTRDTGSNTPDATAG
- a CDS encoding DUF3422 family protein; translation: MATLFPIPENHPQRFVLHNEVHARASLILELPIRASHLALLLSTDERIQERKHLAALCERFGITPPKQDADHFSAALDSFRIRWEQHGEFSTYTFYVQDSPEDPFSKPALTKVPVDWLAMLPGKAMAAIHAAIIAKPDKESDLEPDLQAVSGYFEGNPLIGSKVTGGAASAFTDFRIHADGFSRFLIIDHHLTAEQAGRLLQRLLEIEVYRVMALLAFPIARRLGPELKKADRQLYAITSAMAQPDRNDAELLDELTHLAAEVENHISSSHFRFGAANAYYQIMEQRLDDLREVRIQGIQTLSEFIGRRMEPAIRTCQSTARRFTLISERVSNAGQLLRTRVDIIIERQNQALLTSMDLRAKMQLRLQETVEGISVVAITYYSAGLVGMLAKAAYAAGWPINPELAVGLSLPFIMAIVILGIRRIHKMIKTTTS
- a CDS encoding FxsA family protein encodes the protein MKVFQIVLLFFLIVPFVEIYLLLQVGSAIGAIPTIFLVVLTAVLGAGLLKQQGLATLQRFQASLAQGTIPAYEMIEGPILLVGGALLLTPGFVTDIMGFACLIPQLRRKIAQYVIENHLIQTGGPFQPTKPAQKDVLEGEYHKED
- the cutA gene encoding divalent-cation tolerance protein CutA, giving the protein MPTCHQIILCTCPDKDTAEKIAHLLVTGQLAACVNILPGILSVYSWQGQVESAQEHLLLVKSRKDHYQSLEKTIRDNHPYEIPEIIAVPVEAGLPEYLNWIDSCLSSS
- the dsbD gene encoding protein-disulfide reductase DsbD yields the protein MPIFKLIFFCFLSLANLPVLALENDELLPPEQAFKISGKATSADQVEVSWQIAEGYYLYRDKMRFESKTEAIQTAPPILPDGETKHDEFFGEMVIYRHTENIPVPLTGSNGATSLQLQAQYQGCSDKGVCYPPQKSILDIELPAAAPATQANPMQQLVKSNPNIARNLFQDELLPPEQAFQFLASVKDAQTLRVDWRIADGYYLYREKIQLELIDAAGAQLDTYDIPRGTPEYDEAFGQVETFHNELGFDLPLIRSNPSAHGITLRAKFQGCADRGVCYPPMNQEISLDLPVALQSSALAKSAPPSNYPAAAPVLSEQDRIVQSLRRDTLSMTLLSFFGFGLLLAFTPCVFPMIPILSGIIVGHGNRITTLRAFLLSLSYVIASAATYTVFGILAALFGSNLQAAFQQPWIIALFSAVFILLSLSMFDFYHLELPKSLQVKLHNSSERHRDGSLWGAAIMGALSSLIVGPCVAAPLAGALIYIGQTGDAVLGGSALFAMGLGMGMPLLLLGASAGKLLPKAGAWLNSTKAVFGVIMLAVAVWMLERILPAPITMLLWAMLLIIPAIYLSAIDPLPEQASGWRKLWKGIGLFMLSYGVLVLIGFSIGNTNPLQPLHGLSMNTLQASNQEGIDFERVTSVTELEAKIRQAQANNQPVMLDFYADWCTSCKEMEAYTFTDSKVKQALANFVLLQADVTQNSRDDKALLAKFNLIGPPGVLFFGTDGQEHASLRVIGYQDADTFLKTLTRIK
- a CDS encoding TlpA family protein disulfide reductase; the encoded protein is MRPVFIIIIAAVIALGGGIIARHFLSSPTVQTSQAASPSPDFSFPDVSGKIRHSAEWQGKIRVINFWATWCPPCIEEIPEFIKIQKQYGDKGVQFIGIAIEEREPVAEYLKSIAINYPILIGGIDATALSQQMGNVISAVPFTVVVNREGQIIHQQPGPFSDEQMLKIITPLIN
- the aroQ gene encoding type II 3-dehydroquinate dehydratase, translated to MANITVLNGPNLNLLGVREPGHYGNKTLADIQNSLEQAAAGLGHQLSFHQNNAEHEIVELIHQAYATHVDFIIINPAAFTHTSVAIRDALLATKIPFIEVHLSNVHAREPFRKHSYFSDIAKGVICGLGATGYELALTAAHQILAERL